The proteins below are encoded in one region of Microbispora sp. NBC_01189:
- a CDS encoding ankyrin repeat domain-containing protein, producing the protein MTRSRLLEAIAEGDAARVAEMLHPEAGASPAVPSAVPSIVPSPVSSAVDPAQGTTPLYLASAGGHHEIVRLLLDHGADPDRPSGGPEEGLPLCAAACWDHAETVQALLDGGADPDAAEEGGWTALLWAAANGNLESADVLLDAGADPDLPDEDGDTPLTLAALFGAYGIVWSLLEHGADPAAPGWDGATPLEIAGRLAAADPEEADLEKALRDDTAARLGGGHTVLVAHSAAPDGTRRVTVEARAGAGACSVTCSVARQYGHAAATTVLEAALGLRPPPEVLLRRVLPYRDLDEDDETWWAAVHALWGRHDEETFRAVTRMCESDDPARREFGVDVLARFGLDTEHDDRRDEVLGILRDLARRETEPEVVEALLAAFGHRADERALPEVLAIVGGPGREPTVNDPVALAAVLPPGDEDGLAALIRLTGCGDDEVRDWATMGLAGLPADTARIREALAARLADRDVTTVAEAARGLAARGDRRAFDGVHRVLCEAGAGQGYARDLALEAAQELGLDISGA; encoded by the coding sequence GTGACCCGCAGCAGGTTGCTGGAGGCGATCGCGGAGGGGGACGCCGCGCGGGTGGCGGAGATGCTGCACCCGGAGGCCGGCGCGTCCCCCGCTGTGCCCTCCGCTGTGCCCTCCATTGTGCCCTCCCCCGTGTCCTCCGCTGTCGACCCCGCCCAGGGGACGACGCCGCTCTACCTCGCCTCCGCCGGAGGGCACCACGAGATCGTCCGGCTGCTCCTGGACCACGGCGCGGACCCCGACCGGCCGAGCGGCGGACCCGAGGAGGGGCTGCCGCTGTGCGCCGCGGCCTGCTGGGATCACGCCGAGACCGTGCAGGCGCTGCTGGACGGGGGCGCCGACCCCGACGCGGCGGAGGAGGGCGGCTGGACGGCCCTGCTCTGGGCGGCGGCCAACGGCAACCTCGAGTCGGCCGACGTCCTGCTCGACGCCGGGGCCGACCCCGACCTGCCCGACGAGGACGGCGACACGCCGCTGACGCTGGCCGCCCTGTTCGGGGCGTACGGGATCGTCTGGTCGCTGCTGGAGCACGGTGCGGATCCGGCCGCGCCCGGCTGGGACGGCGCGACTCCGCTGGAGATCGCCGGCCGTCTGGCGGCGGCGGATCCGGAGGAGGCCGATCTGGAAAAGGCCCTCCGGGACGACACCGCCGCGCGGCTGGGCGGCGGGCACACCGTGCTGGTGGCGCACTCCGCCGCGCCGGACGGCACCCGGCGGGTCACCGTCGAGGCCCGCGCCGGCGCCGGTGCCTGCTCTGTGACCTGTTCCGTGGCCCGCCAGTACGGGCACGCCGCCGCCACCACGGTCCTGGAGGCGGCGCTCGGCCTCCGGCCGCCGCCCGAGGTGCTGCTCCGCCGCGTCCTGCCCTACCGCGACCTGGACGAGGACGACGAGACGTGGTGGGCGGCCGTCCACGCGCTGTGGGGGCGCCACGACGAGGAGACGTTCCGGGCGGTGACGCGAATGTGCGAGAGCGACGACCCGGCGCGGCGGGAGTTCGGCGTCGACGTCCTCGCCCGGTTCGGCCTCGACACGGAACACGACGACCGGCGGGACGAGGTCCTCGGCATCCTGCGCGACCTGGCCCGCCGGGAGACCGAGCCCGAGGTGGTCGAGGCGCTGCTCGCCGCGTTCGGCCACCGGGCCGACGAGCGGGCCCTCCCCGAGGTGCTGGCGATCGTCGGCGGCCCGGGGCGCGAGCCCACCGTCAACGACCCGGTCGCGCTCGCCGCGGTCCTGCCGCCCGGCGACGAGGACGGCCTCGCGGCTCTGATCCGGCTGACCGGGTGCGGGGACGACGAGGTGCGCGACTGGGCGACCATGGGCCTCGCCGGCCTGCCGGCCGACACCGCCCGGATCAGGGAGGCGCTTGCCGCACGGCTGGCCGACCGCGACGTGACGACCGTGGCCGAGGCGGCCCGCGGCCTCGCCGCGCGCGGCGACCGGCGGGCGTTCGACGGCGTCCACCGGGTGCTGTGCGAGGCGGGCGCCGGCCAGGGCTACGCCCGCGACCTCGCGCTCGAGGCGGCCCAGGAACTGGGCCTGGACATCTCCGGCGCCTGA
- a CDS encoding isovaleryl-CoA dehydrogenase: MNRDATHDVTNQPPPLTGHDVSADQALLEGLAREGADWATGELRRLGLLAGSEKAQEWGRLANEHPPVLRTHDRYGNRIDEVEFHPAWHELMSVAVGNGLHASPWTSARPGAHVARAAKFFVWSQVEAGHGCPISMTYAAVAALRHSPSLRAEWEPLLASRTYDFGLRPPLEKRGVLAGMAMTEKQGGSDVRAGTTRAEPLGDGSFALTGHKWFNSAPMCDAFLVLAQAPRGLSCFLLPRVLPDGTRNAIRLMRLKDKLGNRSNASAEVEYGGATAFLVGEEGRGVRTIIEMVNMTRLDCVIGSAAGMRQGLAQALHHARHRSAFGRPLAAQPLMRAVLADLALESEAATTLMTRLAGATDRAVAGDAAEGLFRRAALASAKYWICKRAPVHAAEALECLGGNGYVEESQLPRLFRESPLNGIWEGSGNVAALDLMRVLAREPEAVEAFFAEVARAGDRRVDDAAERLLKTLASAGEADARRVAEEMTLVLQASLLVRHAPAPVADAFCASRLGGDWGRAFGTLPSGLDLEPILDRAAPA; the protein is encoded by the coding sequence GTGAACCGCGACGCGACTCACGACGTGACCAACCAGCCGCCCCCGCTGACCGGGCACGACGTCTCGGCCGACCAGGCGCTGCTGGAGGGGCTCGCCAGGGAGGGGGCGGACTGGGCGACCGGGGAGCTGCGCCGGCTCGGCCTGCTGGCCGGTTCGGAGAAGGCGCAGGAGTGGGGGCGGCTGGCCAACGAGCACCCGCCCGTCCTGCGCACCCACGACCGGTACGGCAACCGGATCGACGAGGTCGAGTTCCACCCCGCCTGGCACGAGCTGATGTCGGTCGCGGTCGGCAACGGGCTGCACGCGTCCCCCTGGACCTCGGCCCGGCCGGGCGCGCACGTCGCCAGGGCCGCCAAGTTCTTCGTCTGGTCCCAGGTGGAGGCCGGGCACGGCTGCCCGATCTCCATGACGTACGCCGCGGTGGCCGCGCTGCGGCACTCGCCGTCGCTGCGGGCGGAGTGGGAGCCCCTGCTGGCCTCCCGCACGTACGACTTCGGGCTGCGCCCGCCGCTGGAGAAGCGGGGGGTGCTGGCGGGGATGGCCATGACCGAGAAGCAGGGCGGCTCCGACGTGCGGGCCGGCACCACCCGGGCCGAACCCCTGGGCGACGGGAGTTTCGCCCTGACCGGGCACAAGTGGTTCAACTCCGCCCCGATGTGCGACGCGTTCCTGGTACTGGCCCAGGCCCCGCGCGGGCTGTCGTGCTTCCTGCTCCCCCGCGTGCTGCCCGACGGCACCCGCAACGCGATACGCCTGATGCGGCTGAAGGACAAGCTCGGCAACCGGTCCAACGCCTCCGCGGAGGTCGAGTACGGCGGCGCGACGGCCTTCCTCGTCGGCGAGGAGGGCCGGGGCGTCCGGACGATCATCGAGATGGTCAACATGACCAGGCTCGACTGCGTGATCGGCTCGGCCGCCGGCATGCGGCAGGGCCTGGCGCAGGCCCTGCACCACGCCCGCCACCGGAGCGCGTTCGGCCGGCCGCTGGCCGCCCAGCCGCTGATGCGCGCCGTGCTCGCCGACCTCGCGCTGGAGTCGGAGGCGGCGACCACGCTGATGACCCGCCTGGCCGGGGCGACCGACCGGGCGGTGGCGGGCGACGCCGCCGAGGGCCTGTTCCGCCGGGCCGCCCTCGCCTCCGCCAAGTACTGGATCTGCAAGCGCGCGCCGGTCCACGCCGCCGAGGCGCTGGAGTGCCTGGGCGGCAACGGGTACGTCGAGGAGTCGCAGCTGCCCCGCCTGTTCCGGGAGTCCCCGCTGAACGGCATCTGGGAGGGCTCGGGCAACGTCGCCGCCCTCGACCTGATGCGGGTGCTCGCCCGGGAGCCGGAGGCGGTGGAGGCGTTCTTCGCCGAGGTCGCCCGCGCCGGGGACCGCCGCGTGGACGACGCCGCCGAACGGCTGCTCAAGACGCTCGCCTCCGCCGGGGAGGCCGACGCCCGCCGGGTGGCCGAGGAGATGACGCTGGTCCTGCAGGCGTCCCTGCTCGTGCGGCACGCCCCGGCGCCGGTGGCCGACGCGTTCTGCGCCTCCCGCCTCGGCGGGGACTGGGGCCGCGCCTTCGGCACGCTTCCGTCCGGCCTCGACCTGGAGCCGATCCTGGACCGCGCGGCGCCCGCGTGA
- a CDS encoding agmatinase family protein, whose product MGHLHSHYGPEARRAVEREAEIPTTMHEREIARGLELGLQGADSIVDRTIPTFSRGELPHFAGINTFLKAPYVEDVRRCGEYDVAVLGAPFDGGTTYRSGTRFGPQGIRKISALYGPYSFELGVDLRESITICDLGDIFTIPGNIEKTFDQISKGVAHVFESGAFPVILGGDHSIGYPTVRGVAEHVRGNVGIIHFDRHVDTQETDLDERMHTTPWFHATDIPNVPPKNLVQIGIGGWQAPRPGVKVGRERGTTIMTVTDCVEMGIEAAAERALEVAWDGAEAVWLSFDVDCLDAAFVPGTGWPEPGGFLPREVLRFIQLIADARPLAGIEVVECSPPYDNAEITSLIATRVICDTLGCLVRSGHLPKRKKEAVR is encoded by the coding sequence GTGGGCCACCTCCATTCCCACTACGGTCCCGAAGCCCGTCGCGCCGTCGAGCGTGAGGCCGAGATCCCCACCACCATGCACGAGCGGGAGATCGCCCGCGGGCTCGAACTCGGCCTGCAGGGCGCCGACTCGATCGTCGACCGCACCATCCCCACCTTCTCGCGCGGCGAACTGCCGCACTTCGCCGGGATCAACACCTTCCTCAAGGCGCCGTACGTCGAGGACGTGCGGCGCTGCGGGGAGTACGACGTGGCGGTGCTCGGCGCGCCCTTCGACGGGGGCACCACCTACCGCTCGGGCACCCGCTTCGGGCCGCAGGGCATCCGCAAGATCTCCGCGCTGTACGGCCCGTACAGCTTCGAGCTCGGCGTCGACCTCCGCGAGTCGATCACGATCTGCGACCTGGGCGACATCTTCACGATCCCGGGCAACATCGAGAAGACCTTTGACCAGATCAGCAAGGGCGTCGCGCACGTCTTCGAGAGCGGCGCCTTCCCGGTGATCCTCGGCGGGGACCACTCGATCGGCTACCCGACCGTGCGCGGGGTGGCCGAACATGTGCGGGGAAACGTCGGCATCATCCACTTCGACCGCCACGTCGACACCCAGGAGACCGACCTCGACGAGCGGATGCACACCACCCCCTGGTTCCACGCCACCGACATCCCGAACGTGCCGCCGAAGAACCTCGTGCAGATCGGCATCGGCGGCTGGCAGGCGCCCCGCCCCGGCGTGAAGGTGGGCCGCGAGCGGGGCACCACGATCATGACGGTCACCGACTGCGTCGAGATGGGCATCGAGGCCGCCGCCGAGCGGGCCCTGGAGGTCGCCTGGGACGGCGCGGAGGCCGTCTGGCTGTCCTTCGACGTCGACTGCCTCGACGCGGCCTTCGTGCCCGGAACCGGCTGGCCCGAGCCCGGCGGGTTCCTCCCCCGCGAGGTGCTCAGGTTCATCCAGCTCATCGCCGACGCCCGGCCGCTCGCCGGGATCGAGGTGGTGGAGTGCTCGCCACCGTACGACAACGCCGAGATCACCTCGCTCATCGCCACCCGGGTGATCTGCGACACCCTCGGGTGCCTGGTGCGCTCGGGACACCTGCCGAAGAGGAAGAAGGAGGCGGTCCGATGA
- a CDS encoding ABC transporter substrate-binding protein produces MTRRHLAAVPALLLTLLLLLLAGCASPGEREAAAPAGEAITLGFSAWPGWFPWQVAGEQGLFRKNGVDVELKYFDSYTDSLNALATGTIDANSQTLNDTLASVAGGAKQSVVLVNDNSGGNDQIIAGPGVSSLSDLKGRTVAAEQGTVDHYLLLLALRKAGLTEADVRFRPMPTDAAAAAFVAGQVDAVGVFAPFTTTALKRKGSRAIATSADFPGAIPDHLVVTRDLVSRDPKAVQGLVSAWFDALTWIGEHRPESLQIMAKRAGVSVSDYESYDKGTTIFTLERNRTAFSGELGGRAKEIAEFLVASKLVDRAPPLEGLFAPRFVRAVQP; encoded by the coding sequence ATGACGCGCCGACACCTCGCCGCCGTACCGGCCCTGCTCCTGACCCTGCTTCTGCTCCTGCTCGCGGGCTGCGCCTCCCCCGGGGAACGGGAGGCCGCCGCCCCGGCGGGCGAGGCGATCACCCTGGGCTTCAGCGCCTGGCCGGGCTGGTTCCCCTGGCAGGTCGCGGGGGAGCAGGGCCTGTTCCGCAAGAACGGCGTGGACGTCGAGCTCAAGTATTTCGACAGCTACACCGACTCGCTCAACGCGCTGGCCACCGGGACGATCGACGCCAACAGCCAGACGCTCAACGACACGCTGGCGTCCGTGGCGGGCGGGGCGAAGCAGAGCGTCGTGCTGGTCAACGACAACTCCGGCGGCAACGACCAGATCATCGCCGGGCCGGGCGTCTCGTCACTGTCCGACCTCAAGGGCAGGACCGTCGCCGCCGAGCAGGGCACCGTCGACCACTATCTGCTCCTGCTCGCGCTGCGGAAGGCCGGTCTCACCGAGGCGGACGTGCGGTTCCGGCCCATGCCGACCGACGCGGCCGCCGCGGCCTTCGTCGCCGGGCAGGTCGACGCCGTCGGCGTCTTCGCCCCCTTCACCACGACCGCGCTCAAGCGGAAGGGCAGCCGGGCCATCGCGACGTCGGCCGACTTCCCCGGGGCGATCCCCGACCATCTGGTGGTGACCCGTGACCTCGTCTCCCGCGACCCGAAGGCCGTGCAGGGGCTCGTGTCGGCCTGGTTCGACGCGCTCACCTGGATCGGCGAGCACCGGCCGGAGTCCCTGCAGATCATGGCGAAGCGGGCGGGGGTGAGCGTGTCCGACTACGAGTCGTACGACAAGGGCACGACGATCTTCACACTGGAGCGCAACCGGACGGCGTTCTCCGGTGAGCTGGGCGGCCGCGCCAAGGAGATCGCGGAGTTCCTGGTCGCGTCGAAGCTGGTGGACAGGGCGCCTCCGCTGGAGGGACTGTTCGCGCCCCGGTTCGTCCGCGCGGTGCAGCCGTGA
- a CDS encoding ABC transporter permease, with translation MTAAEAMPRQDMPREDIETAPAAEGPVPRRTRPRTTRPLRTSVSARTAWLLRCLSILVPLAVWQAVSASGRVDPAFLPSPSAVWAAGLDMAAGGELAADLAASLGRIAAGFGLAVLISVPLGFAMGTLGWAQPLLEPAVGILRYLPASAFIPLLIIWLGIGEASKVALLVLGVVFFNTLMTADAVRRVPHRLLEVSATLGASRPRVAARVVFPYALPGIIDAMRVNAAAAWNFVVVAELVAATSGLGYRITRAQRFLQTDRIFAILVVIGLIGLAIDVTLRLLRARVGRWAR, from the coding sequence GTGACCGCGGCCGAAGCGATGCCGAGACAGGACATGCCGAGAGAGGACATCGAGACGGCCCCGGCGGCGGAAGGGCCCGTGCCGCGCCGTACGAGGCCGCGCACGACCAGGCCGCTCAGGACCTCGGTCTCCGCGCGTACGGCGTGGCTGCTGCGGTGCCTGTCGATCCTCGTGCCGCTGGCGGTCTGGCAGGCGGTCAGCGCGAGCGGCCGGGTGGACCCCGCGTTCCTGCCGTCCCCGTCGGCGGTCTGGGCGGCCGGCCTGGACATGGCGGCCGGGGGCGAGCTCGCCGCCGACCTCGCGGCGAGCCTCGGCCGGATCGCGGCGGGCTTCGGCCTGGCCGTCCTGATCTCGGTGCCGCTGGGGTTCGCGATGGGGACGCTCGGCTGGGCGCAGCCGCTGCTCGAACCGGCCGTCGGCATCCTGCGCTACCTGCCCGCGTCGGCCTTCATCCCGCTGCTGATCATCTGGCTGGGCATCGGCGAGGCGTCGAAGGTGGCGCTGCTCGTCCTCGGCGTGGTGTTCTTCAACACGCTCATGACCGCCGACGCCGTACGGCGGGTGCCGCACCGGTTGCTGGAGGTGTCGGCGACCCTCGGGGCGTCCCGGCCGCGGGTGGCCGCCCGGGTGGTGTTCCCGTACGCGCTGCCGGGGATCATCGACGCGATGCGGGTCAACGCCGCCGCGGCGTGGAACTTCGTGGTCGTCGCCGAACTGGTCGCGGCCACCTCTGGCCTCGGCTACCGGATCACCCGGGCCCAGCGGTTCCTGCAGACCGACCGCATCTTCGCGATCCTCGTGGTCATCGGGCTGATCGGCCTGGCCATCGACGTCACGCTGCGCCTGCTGCGCGCCCGGGTGGGGAGGTGGGCCCGATGA
- a CDS encoding ABC transporter ATP-binding protein, with amino-acid sequence MTGLRLEGVSKEFVPGRPVLQDVDLSVAPGDFVCVVGASGSGKSTLLGMVAGLVPPTAGRVLLDGREVAGPGPDRGLVFQTASLYPWRTVARNVAFGLEALGLPRAARRERVRWLLDEVGLGHLAGALPGSLSGGQQQRVAIARALACAPRVLLLDEPFGALDVQTREDMQLFVRQVWQDVTPAGERPTIVMVTHDTEEAVVLARRVVVLSSDPGRISQEIVIGLPEPRPPAIRRSAEFLRIRAEVEDLVRAEHRAHQARLAAAPA; translated from the coding sequence ATGACGGGTCTCCGGCTGGAAGGGGTGAGCAAGGAGTTCGTCCCGGGGCGGCCGGTGCTCCAGGACGTGGACCTGTCCGTGGCGCCGGGCGACTTCGTCTGCGTGGTGGGGGCGAGCGGCTCGGGCAAGTCGACCCTGCTGGGGATGGTCGCGGGCCTCGTCCCGCCCACGGCCGGCCGGGTGCTGCTGGACGGCCGGGAGGTCGCGGGCCCCGGTCCGGACCGCGGGCTGGTGTTCCAGACCGCCTCGCTGTACCCGTGGCGGACCGTGGCCCGCAACGTCGCGTTCGGCCTGGAGGCGCTCGGCCTGCCGCGCGCCGCCCGGCGGGAGCGGGTGCGGTGGCTGCTCGACGAGGTGGGCCTCGGTCATCTGGCCGGGGCCCTGCCGGGCAGCCTGTCGGGCGGGCAGCAGCAGCGGGTGGCGATCGCCCGCGCGCTGGCCTGCGCGCCGCGCGTGCTGCTGCTCGACGAGCCGTTCGGCGCGCTCGACGTGCAGACCAGGGAGGACATGCAGCTGTTCGTACGGCAGGTCTGGCAGGACGTGACGCCGGCCGGGGAACGCCCGACGATCGTCATGGTGACCCACGACACGGAGGAGGCCGTGGTCCTCGCCCGCCGGGTCGTCGTGCTGTCCAGCGATCCCGGCCGGATCAGCCAGGAGATCGTCATCGGCCTGCCGGAACCCCGCCCGCCGGCGATCAGGCGCTCCGCGGAGTTCCTGCGGATCAGGGCGGAGGTCGAGGACCTGGTCCGGGCCGAGCACCGCGCCCACCAGGCGCGGCTCGCCGCCGCGCCGGCGTGA
- a CDS encoding OsmC family protein encodes MATTRTATTQWKGALLDGSGTVSLDTSGVGTFDVSWPSRAEQANGKTSPEELIAAAHSSCFSMALSHGLAQAGTPPQSVETRADVTFQPGEGITGIVLSVRAQVSGLSAEDFQQAAETAKANCPVSKALAGTTITLNAELVG; translated from the coding sequence ATGGCGACCACTCGTACCGCGACGACGCAGTGGAAGGGCGCCCTGCTCGACGGTTCGGGCACCGTCTCGCTCGACACCTCCGGCGTCGGCACCTTCGACGTCTCCTGGCCCTCCCGGGCCGAGCAGGCGAACGGCAAGACGAGCCCGGAGGAGCTCATCGCGGCCGCCCACTCCTCGTGCTTCTCGATGGCCCTGTCCCACGGCCTGGCCCAGGCGGGCACCCCGCCGCAGTCGGTCGAGACCCGGGCGGACGTGACCTTCCAGCCCGGGGAGGGCATCACCGGCATCGTGCTCTCCGTACGGGCCCAGGTGTCCGGCCTGTCGGCCGAGGACTTCCAGCAGGCGGCGGAGACCGCGAAGGCGAACTGCCCGGTGAGCAAGGCGCTGGCCGGCACGACGATCACCCTGAACGCCGAACTCGTGGGCTGA